A window of Bacteroidota bacterium contains these coding sequences:
- a CDS encoding cupin domain-containing protein, protein MKIRLLFLFQIIAMNLTAQLKPVSSGVFHWDELPVKKDAQRESRKIAEGTTPEFEYFEIHATTQEKGTIPRPAHTQKNIEEVIIIKEGTLKCTIGNKTTVLGKGSVMLIPPLEAQTFENIGDGPVTYYVFMFRSKDTMNMERSKQAGGALLLNYDSLVYTENGNKGTRKYFDRPTAMCENYEMHITYLKTKGPSHTPHQHKDTEIILVIEGETEMTIDGQHYTAKAGDFYIAESGKMHGVGNASDKPCSYFAFKWR, encoded by the coding sequence ATGAAAATCAGGCTCCTGTTTTTGTTTCAAATTATTGCCATGAATTTAACTGCACAATTAAAACCAGTTTCTTCCGGAGTATTTCATTGGGATGAACTGCCAGTAAAGAAAGACGCCCAACGTGAATCAAGAAAAATTGCGGAAGGCACAACACCGGAATTTGAGTATTTTGAAATACATGCTACTACCCAGGAAAAAGGTACTATACCAAGACCTGCACATACACAAAAGAATATTGAAGAGGTGATCATCATCAAAGAAGGGACGCTGAAATGTACTATTGGGAATAAAACAACTGTACTGGGAAAAGGTAGTGTAATGCTGATACCGCCACTAGAAGCACAGACCTTTGAAAATATCGGCGATGGACCGGTAACTTATTATGTTTTTATGTTCCGCTCAAAGGATACAATGAATATGGAAAGAAGTAAACAGGCTGGCGGTGCATTATTATTAAACTATGATTCCCTTGTTTATACTGAAAATGGTAATAAAGGAACTAGAAAATATTTTGACCGTCCAACAGCGATGTGTGAAAATTATGAAATGCATATTACTTACCTGAAAACAAAAGGCCCCAGCCATACACCTCACCAGCATAAGGATACCGAAATTATTTTAGTGATAGAAGGCGAAACGGAAATGACTATTGACGGGCAGCATTATACAGCCAAAGCCGGTGATTTTTATATAGCAGAAAGTGGCAAAATGCATGGTGTAGGCAATGCAAGTGATAAGCCCTGCAGTTATTTTGCATTTAAGTGGCGGTAA
- a CDS encoding YtxH domain-containing protein: MSSGKLLLGVLAGVAVGATLGILFAPDKGTATRKKISKKGNDYAEALTDKFNDFIGSISQKFETVKEDAIGMVENVKSKAGEVAADASTARN, from the coding sequence ATGAGCTCAGGAAAATTATTATTAGGCGTATTGGCCGGCGTTGCAGTTGGCGCAACTTTAGGCATCTTATTCGCTCCAGACAAAGGTACAGCCACAAGGAAAAAAATTTCTAAGAAAGGCAATGACTATGCAGAAGCATTAACTGATAAATTCAATGATTTCATTGGCAGTATCAGCCAAAAATTTGAAACAGTGAAAGAAGATGCAATCGGTATGGTTGAGAATGTAAAATCCAAAGCAGGGGAAGTTGCAGCTGATGCAAGTACAGCCCGAAATTAA
- a CDS encoding T9SS type A sorting domain-containing protein translates to MFKHYRPNMKTFCKCIAIICCVFIQSRVFAQLNKKGIADSLFRRNADTSNLQFSETRPYYIIHWENDKPATAKIIRQFSESTAIVEINTEPDFSLLKKQTRFAPANDLWKYSPFAEQLIDDNDNIQQKFILAGQSLVGLISAVEKLKPQLTIIFVDQLSKSVLIKTSFKLLKEKLVSLKEIIFIDVRVDPQSETGIIGYNRSFHGLNAVDYSIPGANGKNIVAGVKEQKMEETDLDLHKRVLASSLAAPTITSHATVISSIIGGAGNSFYDGRGIAYGCKFYPSSFSNLFADDAVLLNTNKVTVQNHSYGTIIQQFYGAEAVSYDVLTWQNKNFVPVFSAGNQGTSSATTGPYANIPGYANLTGNFKMAKNIITVGAIDNKGNIPAESSVGPLYDGRVAPQIIALGPNGTSDAAAVVSGTIAVIQQVYADSNNQSLPPASLTKAILYNTAEDVYTKGIDYKTGYGLLNSYTAIKSIQQKEYDGNSLSQGQQWTKTISIPANAAQLKATLAWTDSATSVNNNKALINDLDLEVQEISSGTIYKPWVLNATAHIDSLAKQPTRKRDSLNTAEQVSISLPAAGNYLIRVKGTSVNTASISFSIAYRTDTLNTFSFTSPQHASDVNRAENENLDIRWKTFVADTNQTGNLYISYNSGTNWQLLKTAHKIYTNYYQWPIKDTSSTAVFKMETSFGDFLSKSFIISKVTRLNIDFVCADSFGLSWNKHIYANGYKIYTLTDSAYLKHILTVADTFTVLKRSAYPSLVYAVEPVLTNGLPAARSIALDITQQGVKCFYKTFYYNLQDQNNLDLILELSAASYVDSIFFEQVTASGNLVQTSGRVKAINNIQLYNHLVNDVPPGTSYWRVKIKLKSGAFVYTEIISVLTTGKRFILFYPNPAGRNSPLTYVLQQGVPPDSRLQLFDITGRLLKSFNEMPGGTIDISTMAPGIIIYKLVSNDSKLLETGKLVIW, encoded by the coding sequence ATGTTCAAGCATTACAGACCAAATATGAAAACTTTCTGCAAGTGTATTGCCATTATTTGTTGTGTATTTATTCAATCCAGGGTTTTTGCACAATTAAATAAAAAGGGTATTGCAGATAGTTTATTTAGGAGAAATGCAGATACAAGTAACCTGCAATTTTCTGAAACCCGACCTTATTATATTATTCATTGGGAAAATGATAAACCTGCTACAGCTAAAATCATTCGCCAATTTTCCGAAAGCACTGCTATTGTTGAAATTAACACTGAACCTGATTTTAGTTTATTAAAAAAACAAACAAGATTCGCCCCTGCAAATGATCTCTGGAAATACTCACCTTTTGCTGAACAATTAATTGACGATAACGATAACATTCAACAGAAGTTTATTTTGGCAGGTCAAAGCTTAGTCGGATTAATTTCAGCAGTGGAAAAATTAAAACCACAGCTAACTATAATTTTCGTTGATCAACTTTCAAAATCAGTACTTATAAAAACAAGTTTTAAACTTTTAAAAGAAAAACTTGTTTCTTTAAAAGAGATCATATTCATTGATGTACGGGTTGACCCACAATCAGAAACCGGCATCATTGGATATAACAGAAGTTTTCATGGACTCAATGCTGTCGACTACAGTATACCAGGAGCAAACGGAAAAAATATTGTAGCAGGAGTGAAGGAACAAAAAATGGAGGAAACCGATCTCGATTTGCATAAACGGGTACTTGCCTCATCATTGGCTGCTCCAACCATTACAAGCCATGCTACGGTTATTTCTTCCATCATTGGGGGCGCCGGTAATAGTTTTTATGACGGCAGGGGAATTGCTTATGGCTGTAAGTTCTATCCCAGTTCATTTTCAAACCTGTTTGCCGATGATGCTGTCTTATTGAATACAAATAAGGTTACTGTGCAGAATCATTCTTACGGGACAATCATTCAGCAGTTCTATGGAGCAGAAGCTGTGAGCTATGATGTACTTACATGGCAGAATAAAAATTTCGTTCCTGTTTTTTCTGCCGGAAATCAAGGTACGTCTTCGGCTACGACAGGTCCCTATGCAAATATTCCCGGTTATGCCAACCTCACGGGTAATTTTAAAATGGCAAAAAACATAATTACTGTTGGGGCTATTGACAATAAAGGAAATATTCCGGCAGAAAGCTCTGTTGGCCCTTTGTATGATGGGAGAGTAGCGCCACAAATAATAGCGTTGGGACCTAATGGTACATCGGATGCAGCCGCTGTAGTAAGCGGCACTATCGCTGTTATACAACAGGTATATGCTGATAGTAATAACCAGTCATTACCGCCGGCTTCATTAACAAAAGCAATTTTATATAACACAGCGGAAGATGTTTACACAAAAGGAATCGATTATAAAACAGGTTATGGATTGCTGAATAGTTATACTGCAATTAAATCCATTCAACAAAAAGAATATGATGGAAATTCATTATCACAAGGTCAACAATGGACAAAGACAATATCTATTCCGGCGAATGCAGCACAACTGAAAGCAACATTGGCATGGACAGATAGTGCAACTTCCGTTAATAACAATAAAGCATTGATCAATGATCTTGATCTTGAAGTACAGGAAATCAGCAGTGGAACGATATATAAACCGTGGGTGTTAAATGCAACGGCGCATATTGATTCATTAGCAAAACAACCAACAAGAAAAAGAGATTCGTTGAACACAGCAGAACAGGTAAGCATTTCACTCCCTGCTGCAGGTAATTATCTCATTCGTGTAAAAGGGACAAGTGTCAACACAGCATCAATTTCGTTTAGTATAGCTTATCGTACAGATACTTTAAATACATTCAGCTTCACCAGCCCTCAACATGCTTCGGATGTAAACAGAGCGGAAAATGAAAATCTTGATATACGCTGGAAAACATTTGTAGCTGATACCAATCAAACAGGTAATTTATACATCAGTTATAATAGTGGCACCAACTGGCAATTGCTTAAAACTGCTCATAAGATCTATACTAATTATTATCAATGGCCGATAAAAGACACAAGTAGTACAGCTGTATTTAAAATGGAAACTTCTTTTGGTGATTTTCTTTCAAAAAGTTTTATCATCAGTAAAGTGACCCGGTTGAATATAGATTTTGTATGTGCCGATTCATTTGGCCTTTCCTGGAACAAACATATTTATGCAAATGGCTATAAAATTTATACGTTAACTGACAGCGCCTATTTAAAACATATACTCACTGTTGCTGATACGTTCACCGTGCTGAAGCGTTCAGCATATCCTTCTCTAGTATATGCAGTAGAGCCGGTATTAACCAATGGCCTTCCTGCTGCACGAAGTATTGCATTGGATATTACACAGCAGGGGGTTAAATGTTTTTATAAAACTTTTTATTACAACCTGCAGGATCAGAATAACCTTGATCTTATACTGGAGTTAAGTGCTGCAAGTTATGTTGACAGTATATTCTTTGAGCAAGTGACGGCATCAGGAAATTTAGTCCAGACAAGTGGAAGAGTAAAAGCAATTAATAATATTCAACTCTATAATCATCTTGTAAACGATGTACCGCCCGGTACAAGTTATTGGCGTGTAAAGATCAAACTGAAAAGCGGTGCTTTTGTTTATACAGAGATCATCTCTGTGTTAACAACGGGCAAACGTTTTATCCTCTTTTATCCCAATCCTGCTGGCCGCAATAGCCCGTTGACTTATGTTCTACAACAAGGTGTACCTCCTGATAGCCGTTTACAATTATTTGATATCACAGGCCGCTTGCTGAAAAGCTTTAATGAAATGCCCGGTGGCACTATTGATATATCAACAATGGCACCAGGCATTATTATTTATAAACTGGTTTCGAATGATAGCAAATTGCTGGAAACAGGTAAGCTGGTTATCTGGTAA
- a CDS encoding Na+/H+ antiporter, with protein sequence MEDFKIVIFIMAILISLTAIANKRKLPFPVLLVFAGLAIGFVPQLPDLTLDPDTVFVIILPPLLYDAAAKTSWHEFRTSIKPISTLAITLVFFTTVAVAVTAHYLIPGFSWPLAFVLGAVVSPPDAVAASGIIKGLGLNKKVITILEGESLVNDASALIAYRYAVVAVTTGTFVFWKAGLQFLLISVAGVIIGIIVGYLFVLAHKKITNNPVVETSLTLLSPFVSYLAAEEFHMSGVLAVVSTGLVISWRSPEVFSYDARMRIKAVWDTLIFLLHGFVFILIGLQLPFIIKGLGNYPFSQILGYGLLISLVTILVRIIWVFAGANLHNYFQKRRKPVTDLPADERYDDTWKNVLVVAWTGTRGVISLATALALPLVLDDGTAFPKRNSIIFLAFVVIFVTLVVQGLSLPLLIRLLKIKPQDNTTAEEKELQLYLATSSLHFIEQELSVQLDNKSEQELKKKYEDRVNDLTKEVHRHIKAKRNDEEIKPKPPSALLNAQLEITKFQRELLLKMHKEGEFSHDAIRQIEQELDINELKLDLRVPKEE encoded by the coding sequence ATGGAGGATTTCAAAATTGTTATTTTCATCATGGCCATTCTGATCAGCCTGACAGCAATTGCTAATAAAAGAAAACTTCCGTTTCCTGTTTTATTAGTTTTCGCCGGTCTAGCCATTGGATTTGTACCACAATTACCCGATCTGACATTGGATCCTGATACCGTTTTTGTCATTATTCTGCCACCTCTTTTGTATGATGCAGCTGCAAAAACTTCCTGGCACGAATTCAGAACATCTATCAAACCCATTTCCACATTAGCTATTACACTTGTTTTTTTTACAACAGTCGCTGTTGCCGTTACGGCACATTATCTTATTCCGGGATTTAGCTGGCCGCTTGCTTTTGTATTAGGTGCTGTTGTTTCTCCACCAGATGCTGTGGCTGCATCAGGGATTATAAAAGGATTAGGGTTGAATAAAAAAGTTATTACAATATTGGAAGGTGAAAGCCTTGTGAATGACGCTTCGGCCTTGATCGCTTACCGTTATGCTGTAGTAGCCGTGACCACTGGAACTTTTGTATTCTGGAAAGCAGGACTTCAATTTTTACTGATCTCGGTTGCAGGAGTCATTATCGGGATCATAGTTGGTTATTTATTTGTACTGGCTCATAAAAAAATAACAAACAACCCTGTTGTTGAAACAAGTCTTACACTGCTTTCTCCTTTTGTATCTTACCTGGCAGCAGAAGAATTCCATATGTCAGGCGTATTGGCCGTTGTAAGTACCGGGCTGGTTATATCATGGAGATCACCCGAAGTTTTTTCATACGATGCAAGAATGAGAATAAAAGCAGTGTGGGACACATTGATTTTTTTATTGCACGGATTTGTTTTCATACTCATCGGCCTGCAATTGCCCTTTATCATTAAAGGTCTTGGCAATTATCCTTTCTCCCAGATATTGGGTTATGGATTGCTTATCAGCCTCGTGACAATCCTGGTACGCATTATCTGGGTTTTTGCAGGAGCCAATTTGCACAATTATTTCCAAAAAAGAAGAAAGCCTGTTACTGACTTACCCGCTGATGAAAGATACGACGACACCTGGAAGAATGTACTGGTAGTTGCGTGGACAGGAACAAGAGGCGTAATATCACTTGCTACAGCGCTTGCTTTACCATTAGTGTTAGATGATGGAACTGCTTTTCCAAAAAGAAACTCCATCATATTTCTTGCATTCGTGGTCATTTTTGTAACACTGGTAGTACAGGGACTTTCGCTGCCTTTACTTATACGCTTGCTTAAAATAAAACCACAGGACAATACCACGGCAGAAGAAAAAGAACTGCAATTATATCTTGCAACCAGTTCACTGCATTTTATTGAACAGGAATTATCAGTACAGTTGGATAATAAATCAGAACAAGAGTTAAAAAAGAAATATGAAGACCGTGTCAATGATCTCACGAAGGAAGTTCACCGGCATATAAAAGCAAAGAGAAATGACGAAGAAATAAAACCAAAACCACCAAGTGCATTATTAAATGCGCAATTGGAGATCACTAAATTTCAGAGAGAGTTGTTGCTGAAGATGCACAAGGAAGGTGAGTTTAGTCATGATGCCATCAGGCAGATTGAACAGGAGTTGGACATCAATGAACTGAAATTAGATCTGCGGGTCCCAAAAGAAGAATAA